The following are encoded in a window of Bos indicus x Bos taurus breed Angus x Brahman F1 hybrid chromosome 4, Bos_hybrid_MaternalHap_v2.0, whole genome shotgun sequence genomic DNA:
- the LOC113891797 gene encoding olfactory receptor-like protein OLF3: protein MGADNQTWVRGFILLGLSSDWATQVTLFVLFSVTYLLTLLGNILIVLLIRLDSRLHTPMYFFLTNLSFVDVSYATSIVPQMLVHFLAEHKGIPYVSCAAQLFFSLGLGGIEFVLLAMMAYDRYVAVCDPLRYSVIMHRGLCARLAITSWVSGSVNSLVQTTITFQLPMCMNKYIDHISCELLAVVRLACVDTSSNEVAIMVSSIVLLMTPFCLVLLSYIRIISTILKIQSTEGRKKAFHTCASHLTVVVLCYGMAIFIYIQPNPSPSVLQEKLISLFYAILTPMLNPMIYSLRNKEVKGAWQKLLGQLSGLTSKLAA from the coding sequence atgGGAGCAGATAACCAGACTTGGGTGAGAGGATTCATTCTCCTTGGCCTGTCCAGTGACTGGGCCACTCAGGTCACTCTCTTTGTCCTGTTCTCAGTCACTTACCTGCTGACCCTGCTGGGGAACATCCTCATTGTTCTTCTGATCAGACTGGACAGCCGACTCCACACTcccatgtatttctttctcaCCAACCTCTCCTTTGTTGATGTCTCCTATGCCACAAGCATCGTTCCTCAGATGCTGGTGCATTTTCTTGCAGAACATAAAGGGATCCCCTATGTGAGCTGTGCAGCCCAGTTATTCTTCTCCCTGGGCCTGGGTGGGATTGAGTTTGTTCTCTTGGCcatgatggcctatgaccgctatgtggctgTGTGCGACCCCCTGAGATACTCGGTCATCATGCACAGAGGGCTCTGTGCTAGGCTGGCCATCACATCCTGGGTCAGTGGCTCTGTCAACTCTCTCGTGCAGACCACCATCACCTTCCAGTTGCCTATGTGCATGAACAAGTATATTGATCACATAtcctgtgaactcttagctgtggtcAGGCTGGCCTGTGTGGACACCTCCTCCAATGAGGTGGCCATCATGGTTTCTAGCATTGTCTTGCTGATGACACCTTTCTGCCTGGTCCTCCTGTCCTACATCAGGATCATCTCCACCATCCTGAAGATCCAGTCCacagaggggagaaagaaagccttccacaCCTGTGCCTCTCACCTCACAGTGGTTGTCCTGTGCTATGGTATGGCCATTTTCATTTACATTCAGCCCAATCCCAGCCCTTCTGTGCTTCAGGAGAAGCTGATCTCTCTCTTCTACGCCATTTTgacacccatgctgaaccccaTGATTTACAGTCTAAGGAATAAGGAGGTGAAGGGGGCCTGGCAGAAGCTTCTAGGACAATTATCTGGATTAACATCGAAACTAGCAGCTTAA